A section of the Agrococcus sp. SGAir0287 genome encodes:
- a CDS encoding response regulator, whose protein sequence is MTVVLRVLVVEDEPEVAIVTRGFVERHAGFQVVAVAPTGEQALDAAETLAPDVVLLDVHLPDMSGLTVLRRLRSRGSRVEVVAVTAARDLETVRMARTQGVRHYLVKPFDMQTLHQRLDDVHRAVVQERALAASTLDQAGIDAVLGSQAGPRLVRKGVNDRTLQTVEEALVAVGADASAAEVAERIGMSRVSARRYLERLVELGVARVEPRYGSTGRPEHRYSATSG, encoded by the coding sequence GTGACCGTCGTGCTGCGCGTCCTCGTCGTCGAGGACGAGCCCGAGGTCGCGATCGTGACGCGCGGCTTCGTCGAGCGGCACGCGGGCTTCCAGGTCGTCGCGGTCGCGCCGACGGGGGAGCAGGCGCTCGACGCCGCCGAGACGCTCGCGCCCGACGTCGTCCTGCTCGACGTGCACCTGCCGGACATGTCGGGCCTCACGGTGCTGCGCCGGCTGCGGTCGCGCGGCAGCCGCGTCGAGGTCGTCGCGGTGACGGCAGCGCGCGACCTCGAGACGGTGCGCATGGCGCGCACGCAGGGCGTGCGGCACTACCTCGTGAAGCCCTTCGACATGCAGACGCTGCATCAGCGGCTCGACGACGTCCATCGCGCCGTCGTGCAGGAGCGCGCGCTCGCCGCGTCGACGCTCGACCAGGCGGGCATCGACGCGGTGCTCGGCAGCCAGGCCGGCCCCCGCCTCGTGCGCAAGGGCGTCAACGACCGCACGCTGCAGACGGTCGAGGAGGCGCTCGTCGCGGTGGGCGCGGACGCCTCGGCCGCCGAGGTGGCCGAGCGGATCGGCATGTCGCGCGTGAGCGCACGCCGCTACCTCGAGCGGCTCGTGGAGCTCGGCGTCGCGCGCGTCGAGCCGCGGTACGGCTCGACCGGGAGGCCTGAGCACAGGTACTCCGCGACGAGCGGCTGA
- a CDS encoding ATP-binding protein, whose protein sequence is MARATALRGRLARPVALLRAMPLRRQLVLLQSAIMLVVILGAGVAAVVIQERQLREAAYDRMIGVAYSVAQLPAVLEAFDDPEPSITIQPIAELIRQASDVTFVVVTDRDGVRFSHPDTDLIGQVVSTDPTALRTGEVWVGTQTSNLGESWRVKVPVFGADGDIIGQVSVGILESDLRADLVGSIWSLSGLLAVAAIIGVLLATWAANVVRRRIHGVEPDEIKAMLETRDATLHGIREGIVVVGDDGRIALCNDAAARLLDVDVADAVGERIEHVLDADVASMLADDGQRLVLAGERVLVAHADPVVVHGRTAGSVVILVDRTETDEALRALAGAQSAAEGLRAQRHEFANTLHTIGGLIELGEADAALAMVRREGVGGAISDAQDSGIHDLELAALVLAKRARARELGVRLTIDASGLAVPFDADGADLVTIVGNLVDNALEAAGVQGRVRVTLASGGDAAATGSIVVEDDGQGVPAKDREAIFELGRSSKGEGRARGYGLTLVRRVARRLGGDVRVDDSDLGGARMTVVMPVRTRAAAEIAP, encoded by the coding sequence ATGGCTCGAGCGACGGCGCTGCGGGGCCGCCTCGCGCGGCCCGTCGCGCTGCTGCGCGCCATGCCGCTGCGCCGGCAGCTCGTGCTGCTGCAGTCGGCGATCATGCTCGTCGTCATCCTCGGCGCGGGCGTCGCTGCGGTCGTGATCCAGGAGCGGCAGCTGCGCGAGGCGGCGTACGACCGCATGATCGGCGTCGCGTACTCGGTGGCGCAGCTGCCCGCGGTGCTGGAGGCGTTCGACGATCCCGAGCCGTCCATCACGATCCAGCCGATCGCCGAGCTCATCCGCCAGGCCTCCGACGTGACGTTCGTCGTCGTGACCGACCGCGACGGCGTGCGCTTCTCGCATCCCGACACCGATCTCATCGGGCAGGTCGTGTCGACCGATCCGACCGCGCTGCGCACGGGCGAGGTGTGGGTCGGCACGCAGACGAGCAACCTGGGCGAGTCGTGGCGCGTGAAGGTGCCGGTCTTCGGCGCCGACGGGGACATCATCGGGCAGGTCTCGGTGGGCATCCTCGAGTCCGATCTGCGCGCCGACCTCGTCGGGTCGATCTGGTCGCTCTCGGGTCTCCTCGCCGTCGCGGCGATCATCGGCGTGCTGCTCGCGACGTGGGCGGCGAACGTCGTGCGCCGTCGCATCCACGGCGTCGAGCCCGACGAGATCAAGGCGATGCTCGAGACGCGCGACGCGACCCTGCACGGCATCCGCGAGGGCATCGTCGTCGTCGGCGACGACGGACGCATCGCGCTGTGCAACGACGCCGCCGCACGCCTGCTCGACGTCGACGTCGCGGACGCCGTGGGCGAGCGGATCGAGCACGTGCTCGACGCGGACGTCGCGAGCATGCTCGCCGACGACGGGCAGCGACTGGTCCTCGCGGGCGAGCGGGTGCTCGTCGCGCACGCGGATCCGGTGGTCGTGCACGGGCGCACGGCGGGGAGCGTCGTCATCCTCGTCGACCGCACCGAGACCGACGAGGCGCTGCGAGCGCTCGCCGGAGCGCAGTCCGCGGCGGAGGGGCTGCGAGCGCAGCGGCACGAGTTCGCGAACACGCTCCACACGATCGGCGGCCTCATCGAGCTCGGGGAGGCGGATGCGGCGCTCGCGATGGTGCGGCGCGAGGGCGTCGGCGGCGCGATCTCGGACGCGCAGGACTCCGGCATCCACGACCTCGAGCTCGCGGCGCTCGTCCTCGCGAAGCGCGCCCGCGCGCGCGAGCTCGGCGTGCGGCTCACGATCGACGCGTCCGGGCTCGCCGTGCCGTTCGACGCCGACGGCGCCGACCTCGTCACGATCGTCGGCAACCTCGTCGACAACGCCCTCGAGGCGGCGGGCGTGCAGGGTCGGGTGCGCGTGACGCTCGCGAGTGGCGGTGACGCGGCGGCGACGGGGTCCATCGTCGTCGAGGACGACGGTCAGGGCGTGCCGGCGAAGGACCGCGAGGCGATCTTCGAGCTCGGTCGCTCGTCGAAGGGCGAGGGTCGTGCGCGCGGCTACGGGCTCACCCTCGTGCGCCGCGTCGCGCGGCGCCTCGGCGGCGACGTGCGCGTCGACGACTCCGACCTCGGCGGCGCTCGGATGACGGTCGTGATGCCGGTGCGGACGCGTGCGGCGGCGGAGATCGCGCCGTGA